One genomic window of Coffea eugenioides isolate CCC68of chromosome 1, Ceug_1.0, whole genome shotgun sequence includes the following:
- the LOC113779076 gene encoding uncharacterized protein LOC113779076 — MANGNGNGDGNANGIESGETVVSSIRAGMKREFAMMMKAQAECGIILGKRRVTRSQNSPLISKSDGNIDKHNINKKNKKEEKKEVAEEEKKVELVVVEEEEVKSDILDGNSDDEKKKNMVQDELEKEGSDMGKVLGEEGENEGAMTKEPKDGTVESVNEDSVEIAEEENVKVDSSCAAEVVGIAMDVETEAAVKADSPYAAEVVGIAMDVQTGAAAKMAAPVAKTYFRRFTKSGLKPKAEALGPKTEEGPMAPRVEEALEVVEPPQVEAEKPTENVLPTTSKLEIKMSKKTPTKLKELLETGFLEGLRVRYIRGSRGSKAGGTCLGGVIKRSGVLCYCRDCNGSQVVTPNQFELHAGSGNKRPPEYIYLENGKSLRDILNICKDAPAESLELAVQSAIGQARPTFCLGCKAFMHQAAPDGPMLCASCVALRVSENKTTELTDTNSRPSLPVSNTKSASKTSSSGRPRNTTQGRLTRKDLRLHKLVFGQAGPADGTPLSYYAKGKLLGSGYKSGSGIFCYCCNRVVSPSQFEAHAGCASRRKPYLQIYTPDGVSLHEWSLAIKKNIQLSTDDSDDVCSICQGMGELLCCDMCPRAFHKECVNLPSIPKDNWYCRYCLNMIEKEKFVEHNANAVAAGRVAGIDPVEEVKKRCVRIVGVLEPEVGGCVLCRGHDFSSSDFGPRTVILCDQCEKEYHVGCLKEHGLDDLKELPNENWFCSKECSSIHSALQQLISDGDKELPYFLLSMIQQKCEDQGAEDKISWRLLLGKAASEENRKWLSGAVSVFHDRFDPIGDSNKGRDLIPVMVYGRSNRDQDFAGMYCAVLTVNSTVVSAGIFRVFGQDVAEIPLVATSTAFQGKGYFQSLFFCIENLLASLNVRDLVLPAAPEAECIWKNKFGFQKITAEQLKQFKKDYQMMIFQGTTVLQRSVARVGISPD, encoded by the exons ATGGCGAACGGGAATGGCAATGGTGATGGGAATGCGAATGGGATTGAGAGCGGTGAAACTGTGGTGTCTTCCATCAGGGCTGGAATGAAAAGGGAGTTTGCCATGATGATGAAGGCACAAGCTGAATGCGGGATTATTCTGGGGAAGAGAAGAGTTACCAGGTCTCAGAATAGCCCTTTGATTAGCAAGTCAGACGGGAACATTGATAAGCATAATATCAACAAGAAGAataagaaagaggaaaaaaaggaagTAGCTGAAGAGGAGAAGAAGGTGGAGTTGGTAGTCGTTGAGGAAGAGGAGGTTAAAAGTGATATTCTGGATGGAAACAGTGATGACGAGAAGAAAAAGAACATGGTACAGGATGAATTGGAGAAAGAAGGGAGTGATATGGGAAAAGTCTTGGGTGAGGAAGGGGAGAATGAGGGTGCTATGACTAAGGAACCTAAGGATGGGACCGTGGAATCTGTGAATGAAGACTCGGTGGAGATAGCAGAGGAGGAAAATGTCAAGGTGGATTCCTCTTGTGCTGCTGAAGTAGTTGGCATTGCAATGGATGTCGAAACTGAAGCTGCAGTCAAGGCGGATTCCCCTTATGCTGCTGAAGTAGTCGGCATTGCGATGGATGTCCAAACTGGAGCTGCAGCCAAAATGGCAGCACCTGTGGCAAAGACTTATTTCAGGCGGTTCACTAAGTCGGGATTGAAACCGAAGGCGGAGGCTCTTGGCCCGAAGACGGAGGAGGGGCCTATGGCCCCGAGGGTGGAAGAGGCTCTGGAGGTTGTGGAGCCACCGCAAGTGGAGGCAGAGAAGCCGACAGAAAATGTTCTGCCTACCACGTCCAAGCTCGAAATTAAGATGTCTAAGAAGACGCCAACGAAACTGAAAGAGCTTCTTGAGACCGGTTTCCTAGAGGGATTACGTGTGCGTTACATCCGTGGCTCAAGG GGGAGTAAAGCGGGTGGAACATGTCTTGGCGGTGTTATTAAGCGGTCTGGAGTGTTGTGCTACTGTCGAGACTGCAATGGGAGCCAA GTTGTGACGCCTAATCAATTTGAGTTGCATGCCGGAAGTGGAAATAAGCGCCCGCCAGAGTACATATACTTGGAGAATGGGAAATCCCTTCGAGACATACTGAATATCTGCAAGGACGCACCTGCTGAATCCTTGGAGCTCGCCGTTCAGAGTGCAATTGGTCAGGCGAGACCTACCTTTTGCCTGGGCTGCAAAG CATTTATGCATCAAGCTGCCCCTGATGGACCTATGCTTTGTGCATCTTGCGTTGCTTTGAGAGTATCAGAAAACAAGACCACTGAGTTAACTGATACAAATTCCAG GCCCTCATTACCTGTCTCCAATACAAAGTCAGCTTCTAAAACATCCTCAAGTGGTCGTCCTCGAAATACGACCCAAGGAAGACTCACTAGAAA GGATTTGCGACTGCACAAGTTGGTCTTTGGGCAAGCTGGTCCTGCTGATGGTACTCCATTAAGCTACTATGCGAAGGGGAAG CTTCTGGGTTCAGGCTATAAGTCAGGAAGTGGGATCTTCTGCTACTGTTGCAATCGAGTG GTCAGTCCTTCACAGTTTGAGGCTCATGCTGGTTGTGCTTCTCGCCGTAAGCC TTACCTCCAAATTTACACACCTGATGGGGTATCCCTCCACGAGTGGTCTCTAGCAATTAAAAAAAACATACAGTTATCTACAGATGACAGTGATGATGTCTGTTCAATTTGCCAAGGCATGGGGGAGCTTTTGTGCTGTGACATGTGCCCTAGAGCTTTTCACAAAG AGTGTGTTAATCTTCCAAGCATCCCCAAGGATAATTGGTACTGTAGATATTGTTTGAATATGATTGAAAAGGAGAAATTTGTGGAGCACAATGCCAATGCAGTAGCTGCTGGAAGGGTTGCTGGGATCGATCCAGTGGAGGAAGTAAAAAAGCGATGTGTCCGTATTGTTGGAGTTTTGGAGCCAGAAGTTGGTGGATGCGTCCTTTGCAG GGGTCATGATTTCAGCAGTTCAGATTTCGGTCCTCGTACAGTTATTCTCTGCGATCAG TGTGAAAAGGAGTACCATGTTGGATGTTTGAAGGAGCATGGACTGGATGACCTAAAG GAGTTGCCTAACGAGAATTGGTTCTGTTCCAAAGAATGCAGCAGTATTCATTCTGCGCTTCAGCAGCTCATTAGTGATGGCGATAAGGAGCTTCCTTATTTTCTGTTAAGTATGATACAGCAGAAATGTGAAGATCAGGGTGCAGAGGATAAAATTTCATGGAGACTTCTTCTAGGGAAAGCAGCTTCTGAAGAAAATAGGAAGTGGTTGTCTGGTGCTGTTTCAGTTTTTCAT GACCGTTTTGATCCCATTGGAGATTCCAACAAAGGCCGTGATCTCATCCCTGTCATGGTCTATGG GAGAAGCAATAGAGATCAAGATTTTGCAGGGATGTACTGTGCTGTGCTAACAGTGAA CTCTACAGTGGTGTCTGCTGGAATCTTTCGTGTATTTGGACAGGACGTGGCAGAAATCCCACTAGTTGCAACGAGTACTGCCTTTCAAGGCAAG GGATACTTTCAGTCGCTATTTTTTTGTATTGAAAACCTGCTGGCATCTCTGAATGTAAGGGACCTGGTGCTTCCCGCTGCCCCTGAAGCAGAATGCATTTGGAAGAACAAATTTGGCTTTCAGAAGATAACGGCGGAGCAG CTGAAGCAATTCAAAAAGGACTATCAGATGATGATATTCCAAGGAACGACAGTCCTGCAGAGGAGCGTGGCCAGGGTTGGGATTTCTCCAGACTGA
- the LOC113762320 gene encoding cyclin-dependent kinases regulatory subunit 1, with product MGQIQYSEKYFDDTYEYRHVVLPPEVAKLLPKNRLLSENEWRAIGVQQSRGWVHYAIHRPEPHIMLFRRPLNYQQQQENQAQQGVIAK from the exons ATGGGACAGATCCAATATTCCGAGAAGTACTTCGATGATACATACGAGTACAG GCATGTGGTTCTTCCTCCTGAAGTGGCGAAGTTGCTTCCCAAGAATCGGCTTCTCTCTGAA AATGAATGGAGGGCAATTGGGGTCCAGCAGAGCCGAGGGTGGGTCCATTACGCGATTCACCGACCAGAGCCACACATCATGCTCTTCAGGAGGCCACTCAACTATCAGCAGCAGCAGGAGAATCAGGCTCAGCAGGGTGTGATTGCTAAGTGA